The Psychromonas sp. MME1 genome window below encodes:
- a CDS encoding Gfo/Idh/MocA family oxidoreductase, which produces MKLGIVGSGNIVKEALAALTYVPEITIQAIVVREKSRAVAEELQKQYSINKIYCDYDRFLEDADIEMIYIGIPNSLHHHYSKRALLAGKHVICEKPFTSNYHELKELADLAREKKLYLFEAITLIHSKNLAYVKEKLAEIGEIKLIQCNYSQFSSRYPKYQQGEVLAAFDPAYSGGSLFDINVYNIHFVCRLFGKPESLHYHANIGFNGIDTSGVLVMNYPHFTAICSAAKDSQSPCHATVQGTKGYVKIAGPTNEAKEVEFKLIEEASISTNKGEYSNRMVDEFKVFAALYHSNNYAACLALLDHSLVVIDVLTEARLQAGIHFPNDLLSELTPDKAS; this is translated from the coding sequence ATGAAACTTGGGATTGTTGGTTCAGGAAATATTGTAAAAGAAGCCTTAGCAGCATTGACCTATGTGCCTGAAATAACAATACAAGCGATCGTCGTTCGCGAAAAATCGCGCGCAGTAGCTGAGGAGCTACAGAAACAATATAGCATTAACAAAATTTACTGCGATTACGATCGATTTCTTGAAGATGCTGATATCGAAATGATCTATATTGGTATTCCTAACAGCCTACACCATCACTACAGTAAACGTGCCCTACTCGCAGGAAAACATGTGATATGTGAAAAACCATTTACCTCAAACTATCACGAACTAAAAGAACTCGCAGATTTAGCACGAGAGAAAAAATTATATCTGTTCGAAGCGATCACCTTGATCCACTCAAAGAACCTTGCCTATGTAAAGGAAAAGTTAGCTGAAATCGGGGAGATTAAACTAATACAGTGCAATTACTCACAGTTTTCCAGTCGTTACCCTAAATACCAACAGGGCGAAGTATTAGCGGCGTTTGATCCAGCCTACTCAGGCGGCTCGCTGTTCGATATCAATGTCTATAACATTCACTTTGTTTGTCGACTTTTCGGTAAACCAGAATCGCTACATTATCACGCTAACATCGGTTTTAATGGTATCGACACTTCAGGTGTTTTAGTGATGAACTACCCGCATTTCACTGCGATATGTAGTGCCGCTAAAGATTCACAAAGCCCATGTCATGCAACGGTGCAAGGTACAAAGGGTTACGTGAAAATAGCCGGGCCAACTAACGAAGCTAAAGAGGTAGAATTTAAGTTAATAGAGGAGGCTTCTATATCAACCAATAAAGGGGAATATAGCAATCGTATGGTTGATGAATTTAAAGTATTCGCGGCTCTCTACCACAGTAACAATTATGCCGCTTGTTTAGCATTGCTGGACCACTCACTCGTGGTAATCGACGTGCTAACTGAAGCTCGCCTACAAGCCGGTATACACTTTCCTAACGATCTGCTATCCGAGCTAACACCTGACAAGGCATCTTGA
- a CDS encoding translesion error-prone DNA polymerase V autoproteolytic subunit → MNIIPIPASAGITGFESPASDYLQLPLSLDALLVDHPSSTFIGKADGHSMQGIGIFSGDILIIDRHIQVKNQDVIVANLNGEFICKIIDIPNRMLLSANQYFHAISIRENDQFTIEGVVIRSIRCHRPSHLLENIT, encoded by the coding sequence ATGAACATTATACCTATACCTGCAAGTGCAGGCATTACCGGATTTGAATCTCCTGCGAGTGATTATCTTCAATTGCCATTAAGCCTCGATGCGCTGCTTGTCGACCACCCAAGCTCAACTTTTATTGGTAAAGCTGATGGCCACTCTATGCAAGGAATTGGTATTTTTAGTGGCGATATTTTAATTATCGACAGACATATTCAGGTTAAAAATCAAGATGTTATTGTGGCAAATTTGAATGGTGAGTTTATTTGCAAAATTATCGATATACCTAATCGGATGCTACTCTCGGCTAATCAGTACTTCCATGCTATATCAATACGAGAAAATGACCAATTTACGATTGAAGGCGTGGTGATCCGATCCATTCGATGTCATCGCCCCAGCCACCTTTTAGAGAATATCACTTAA
- a CDS encoding EamA family transporter, protein MLMIPQMSVDYSGIVYAVASGALASGIGYALWYSVLPYLKATSAATVQLSVPVITALGGVVLLGEPITFRLVLASCAILGGICIYILAKGDAAVAHKK, encoded by the coding sequence ATGTTAATGATACCGCAAATGAGTGTCGATTATTCCGGAATTGTGTATGCCGTGGCATCGGGTGCGTTAGCATCGGGTATCGGCTACGCACTTTGGTATAGCGTTTTACCTTATTTGAAAGCCACAAGCGCAGCAACCGTTCAACTAAGTGTTCCAGTAATAACTGCACTAGGTGGTGTGGTTTTGTTGGGCGAACCAATTACGTTTAGGTTAGTGTTAGCATCCTGTGCAATTTTAGGGGGAATCTGTATATATATTTTAGCGAAGGGAGACGCAGCCGTTGCCCACAAAAAATAA
- a CDS encoding Y-family DNA polymerase, with protein sequence MYALVDANAFYCSSEQVFRPEWRGKPMVVLSNNDGCIIAANKQAISLGIKKFQPYFKYRTLCNTKGIIVCSSNYELYGDLSGKMMQIIGRFAPIQHIYSIDECFLLFADFLTIPNLIQDAQEMRKAVWKEARLPVCVGLGATMTLAKLANHIAKKSPDSNGVSLLTPADMTNHIFKNISPSEVWGIGRKTNRKLCDMGVNSVTKLLQLKRHIIEQNFNIELLRTIQELNGEKCKGWDETRADKRQIFSTRSVGQRIVNIACLQQALVKHITIAAEKLRIQGSLCGTLMAFVANSPFDTAPRYFKIIKHFTPPTQSTPTLIKAITNDIQRLYIPGIQYYKIGVGLVNLSSTHHQQYDLFNDAQNDNQLMNLVDNVNQKYGRDSVLFASQGVNEKWSMRRQFLTPQYTTNWKDIPKIHC encoded by the coding sequence ATGTATGCATTAGTTGATGCGAACGCATTTTATTGCAGCTCTGAGCAAGTTTTCCGCCCCGAATGGCGTGGTAAGCCAATGGTTGTGCTATCTAATAACGATGGCTGTATTATCGCTGCGAATAAACAAGCCATATCCTTGGGTATTAAAAAATTTCAGCCCTATTTTAAATATCGAACACTATGTAACACAAAGGGTATAATAGTTTGCTCCTCTAACTATGAGTTATATGGAGATCTCTCTGGCAAAATGATGCAAATTATTGGGCGATTTGCGCCTATACAGCATATCTACTCCATTGATGAATGCTTTCTTTTATTTGCAGATTTTTTAACCATTCCCAACCTTATTCAAGATGCACAGGAAATGCGCAAAGCAGTCTGGAAGGAGGCGCGCTTACCTGTTTGTGTCGGTTTAGGGGCGACGATGACATTAGCAAAGCTTGCCAATCACATCGCCAAAAAATCACCTGACTCGAATGGCGTCTCTCTATTAACCCCTGCTGATATGACGAATCATATCTTCAAAAATATATCGCCTAGTGAGGTATGGGGAATTGGCCGTAAAACAAATAGAAAACTCTGCGATATGGGGGTTAATAGTGTGACCAAACTACTCCAGTTAAAGCGCCATATAATCGAACAAAATTTCAATATTGAATTGCTACGCACTATTCAAGAATTAAATGGTGAAAAATGTAAAGGATGGGATGAAACGCGCGCAGATAAGCGACAAATATTTTCGACACGGAGCGTGGGACAACGTATTGTAAATATCGCCTGTTTACAACAAGCCCTTGTTAAACATATAACTATCGCAGCCGAAAAACTACGTATTCAAGGGTCACTTTGTGGTACTTTAATGGCTTTTGTGGCAAATAGCCCATTTGATACCGCTCCCCGCTATTTTAAGATTATTAAACACTTTACCCCGCCAACGCAAAGCACCCCAACCTTAATTAAAGCAATCACTAATGATATTCAGAGACTTTATATACCCGGTATTCAATATTATAAAATAGGTGTCGGTTTAGTTAATTTGAGCAGTACACACCACCAGCAATATGATCTCTTTAATGACGCCCAAAACGATAATCAACTGATGAATTTAGTTGATAATGTTAACCAAAAATATGGTCGAGATAGCGTACTATTTGCCAGTCAAGGTGTTAATGAAAAATGGTCAATGCGACGGCAGTTTTTAACCCCACAATACACGACTAATTGGAAGGATATACCGAAAATACATTGCTAA